One region of Maylandia zebra isolate NMK-2024a linkage group LG10, Mzebra_GT3a, whole genome shotgun sequence genomic DNA includes:
- the LOC101481636 gene encoding putative fibroblast growth factor 1 isoform X2 yields the protein MLAQRGHCHMTLSQTQGHHAAPSIPQTLCVMSEGDITVLPFGPGSLDLSKQEAQTLTRLYSMNGGYHLRILPDGTVNGGRQENDTYDILRLKAVSAGVVVIKGEATGRYLAMNRNGRLCGVQALNDECYFLEKYEENHHNTYRSQKYNWYVALKRNGQPKAGPDTHQGQKAVFFLPRPAGNM from the exons atGCTGGCTCAACGGGGGCACTGTCACATGACATTGTCACAG ACACAGGGACATCACGCTGCTCCGTCCATACCTCAaactctctgtgtgatgtctgaGGGAGACATTACAGTGCTGCCTTTTGGACCTGGGTCCCTGGACCTGTCCAAGCAGGAAGCCCAGACACTGACCAGGCTCTACAGTATGAATGGAGGCTATCACCTAAGGATTTTACCAGATGGAACCGTCAATGGTGGGAGGCAAGAAAATGACACATAtg ACATCCTGAGGCTGAAGGCTGTGAGTGCGGGGGTGGTGGTCATCAAAGGTGAGGCGACAGGAAGGTATCTGGCTATGAACAGAAATGGACGCCTCTGTGGAGTA CAAGCTCTGAACGATGAGTGTTACTTCCTGGAGAAATATGAAGAGAACCATCACAACACGTATCGTTCTCAGAAGTACAACTGGTACGTCGCCTTGAAGAGGAACGGCCAGCCCAAAGCCGGACCAGACACCCACCAGGGTCAGAAGGCCGTTTTTTTCCTGCCAAGGCCTGCAGGCAACATGTAA
- the LOC101481636 gene encoding putative fibroblast growth factor 1 isoform X1, translated as MKATLSSPSCFVLCLSRSPGDVNSENVGSSLSLQTQGHHAAPSIPQTLCVMSEGDITVLPFGPGSLDLSKQEAQTLTRLYSMNGGYHLRILPDGTVNGGRQENDTYDILRLKAVSAGVVVIKGEATGRYLAMNRNGRLCGVQALNDECYFLEKYEENHHNTYRSQKYNWYVALKRNGQPKAGPDTHQGQKAVFFLPRPAGNM; from the exons ATGAAGGCGACGTTGTCCTCCCCTTCCTGTTTCGTCTTGTGTCTCAGCCGCAGTCCAGGTGACGTGAACAGTGAAAACGTTGGATCTTCTCTGTCGTTGCAGACACAGGGACATCACGCTGCTCCGTCCATACCTCAaactctctgtgtgatgtctgaGGGAGACATTACAGTGCTGCCTTTTGGACCTGGGTCCCTGGACCTGTCCAAGCAGGAAGCCCAGACACTGACCAGGCTCTACAGTATGAATGGAGGCTATCACCTAAGGATTTTACCAGATGGAACCGTCAATGGTGGGAGGCAAGAAAATGACACATAtg ACATCCTGAGGCTGAAGGCTGTGAGTGCGGGGGTGGTGGTCATCAAAGGTGAGGCGACAGGAAGGTATCTGGCTATGAACAGAAATGGACGCCTCTGTGGAGTA CAAGCTCTGAACGATGAGTGTTACTTCCTGGAGAAATATGAAGAGAACCATCACAACACGTATCGTTCTCAGAAGTACAACTGGTACGTCGCCTTGAAGAGGAACGGCCAGCCCAAAGCCGGACCAGACACCCACCAGGGTCAGAAGGCCGTTTTTTTCCTGCCAAGGCCTGCAGGCAACATGTAA
- the LOC101481636 gene encoding putative fibroblast growth factor 1 isoform X3, with protein sequence MSEGDITVLPFGPGSLDLSKQEAQTLTRLYSMNGGYHLRILPDGTVNGGRQENDTYDILRLKAVSAGVVVIKGEATGRYLAMNRNGRLCGVQALNDECYFLEKYEENHHNTYRSQKYNWYVALKRNGQPKAGPDTHQGQKAVFFLPRPAGNM encoded by the exons atgtctgaGGGAGACATTACAGTGCTGCCTTTTGGACCTGGGTCCCTGGACCTGTCCAAGCAGGAAGCCCAGACACTGACCAGGCTCTACAGTATGAATGGAGGCTATCACCTAAGGATTTTACCAGATGGAACCGTCAATGGTGGGAGGCAAGAAAATGACACATAtg ACATCCTGAGGCTGAAGGCTGTGAGTGCGGGGGTGGTGGTCATCAAAGGTGAGGCGACAGGAAGGTATCTGGCTATGAACAGAAATGGACGCCTCTGTGGAGTA CAAGCTCTGAACGATGAGTGTTACTTCCTGGAGAAATATGAAGAGAACCATCACAACACGTATCGTTCTCAGAAGTACAACTGGTACGTCGCCTTGAAGAGGAACGGCCAGCCCAAAGCCGGACCAGACACCCACCAGGGTCAGAAGGCCGTTTTTTTCCTGCCAAGGCCTGCAGGCAACATGTAA